The following proteins are encoded in a genomic region of Danio rerio strain Tuebingen ecotype United States chromosome 16, GRCz12tu, whole genome shotgun sequence:
- the si:cabz01093077.1 gene encoding C-C chemokine receptor type 8 produces MTQAHTTSMEPLTDYYYEVTMCNTEEGSLNPHIKAAIFYMVFVLGLVGNIIVLWVLLKSMHVKNMTNLCLLNLAMSDLLMVLSLPFWALYAQGHYLKTDAMCKAMAGAYQVGFYSGIFFVTLMSVDRYLVIVHAVAVLGAKMLRYGIVASVIIWMVSIGAALPEVIFAEVVKDSESNSCQRHYPPESARKWKLFRNFGENAVGLFISLPIIAYCYLRVLMVVKKTKNSKKNRAIKLILGIVIMFVVFWVPYNVVVFLKTLHEFDMLTSCEPYKIINMAMDVTETIALTHCCVNPFIYAFVGEKFRKYLASVFSKYLRCLKTYQSTPSQSRISENDTSNTAIFSTSPMKSTQV; encoded by the exons ATGACCCAAGCGCATACGACCAG TATGGAACCCTTAACTGATTACTATTATGAAGTGACCATGTGTAATACAGAAGAGGGATCCCTAAATCCACACATCAAGGCTGCCATTTTCTACATGGTTTTTGTGCTCGGCCTTGTTGGAAACATCATCGTCTTATGGGTACTCCTGAAAAGCATGCATGTGAAAAATATGACAAACCTCTGCCTGCTGAATCTGGCCATGTCCGATCTACTAATGGTTCTCTCGCTGCCCTTCTGGGCTCTCTATGCTCAAGGTCACTATCTGAAAACTGATGCAATGTGTAAAGCTATGGCGGGTGCGTACCAGGTGGGATTTTACAGCGGGATCTTTTTTGTGACTCTCATGAGCGTGGATCGCTATCTCGTCATCGTACACGCCGTCGCAGTGCTAGGAGCAAAGATGCTGCGCTACGGCATTGTGGCAAGTGTCATTATTTGGATGGTTTCCATTGGCGCAGCCCTTCCAGAGGTCATTTTCGCAGAGGTGGTCAAGGATAGCGAATCCAACAGTTGTCAGAGACACTATCCTCCTGAGTCGGCCAGAAAGTGGAAGCTTTTCCGTAACTTTGGTGAAAATGCAGTTGGACTGTTCATCTCTTTGCCCATTATAGCCTACTGCTACCTGAGGGTACTGATGGTTGTAAAGAAGACAAAAAACTCTAAGAAAAATCGGGCCATAAAGCTCATCTTGGGCATTGTTATCATGTTTGTGGTCTTCTGGGTGCCCTACAATGTGGTGGTGTTCCTGAAAACCTTGCACGAATTTGACATGTTGACAAGCTGTGAGCCTTATAAGATTATCAATATGGCCATGGATGTGACAGAGACAATCGCGCTCACACACTGCTGCGTAAATCCATTTATTTACGCTTTCGTTGGAGAAAAGTTTAGGAAATACTTAGCAAGCGTGTTCTCAAAATATCTTCGGTGCCTGAAAACCTACCAATCAACGCCATCGCAATCCAGAATTTCAGAAAACGACACTTCCAACACAGCTATTTTCTCTACATCTCCCATGAAAAGTACACAAGTTTAa